The DNA sequence TAGATAGATAAGTGGATAGATAGAAAGAAAACGTACTAAATCCGCTTTTGACATAAGTTCTTATAAAGGTACGAGACCAAAGACACAGACGTCAAAGAAACGGTATTACCTTTGGCATCGCGAGAAAGAAATATTGTTTCGGACATTTCTTAAAAAGTAGCCTGTCGTGTTCGAATCCGGTCTGCACGAATCCTGGCTGTTGTAACTGGAAATGTATAGCGCGTGTTCGCCTACAAAAGGACACCTAACGTTGGCCAAAGATCGATTCGCACTCGACTAGAATTTCAATTCCAATCGCCAAGGAATGTCGTCGAATGCGAATACCGATACGACACAAACAGCTAAAGAAACGCGATCGGGCGTGTCGCGCGCAGTGCGGTAGATGCTACTGTGATTACGATCCAAAAACAAGATGCTACGGAATACTAAGTAATAGATAGATTTAGCTTTTAGCCTAACATACGATggtattcgaaatttatgataaagATAGAATCGTTGGATCCCTTTTGACAATCATGAAAATCGTTTGcaaaataatagtaattaattggttggtttaaattaaaaattattttattcgtcGACTAACCGATGATGCGATGTAAAATACTTTGGTTCGGGTATCGATACAGTCACATAAAAAGGACACTATTGTTTGTGGTATCGATACGACTACGTACGCAGCGCACGATAAGAAACATTAGTATATTCAACTACTGCGCCAAGTATAAATTCCACGATAGCCAGGAGCAATATGAATATTTAGGAAATCAGTACACGTGCGTTCGAAATCGAGAAGGAAATCCCACCGGGAGTCAGCAAGTTCTCCAATTTTCCGGTTCGAATATCGAATTGTCTCTGGAATGCTGTAGGAAGTTCGTCTTAGTAGTAGTGGCCACCGcatattcctttaatttttttctcctcggCACGCTAATCGATCGAGAGAGCAATCGGTAAATTTCTTCTGCGATTTCGCTAACGAAAAATCATCTGGACAAGTATAATTTTCAATCGACTTGCGAGCGATAGACGATCAATTTAGGGGAGAGGAGGAAATATTAACGGGCATGGATTTGAATAATTACCAAGAAATTTATGAATTCCGCTCGACTGTGCGACGAACGATCGTTCGTTCAACGTGCTTCGTAATTATCTTTAATGGACGATAATTTCAGGTTGACGCGATGGGTGGGTCATTTCGAAATTTTTATCGCGTCGTCTACACTCGTATCGCGATTGAAACTTACTTATGACAGATATGAACTCTAACAGCGGTCTCGAACTGTAAAAAACCAACCGTTTTTACCATTTTCTCTTTTCACTTCAAAAGACAGACTTGTCGTAATATTTTTCGTAACACTAATCAACGTTAAAATGCAAATTAACGGAAACAAGATCGACCAACACACGGCCCTTGTATGATTCGATCACGGAAATAACGTCGGCGCGTTGATGGAAAGCGACGAATATATCCCGTTTGTCTTGTTATCCCATGCTCGATACATGTGTACATGGTTTGATACGCAAATTAACGGATGATTCGAATATCAGCCTAATGTGCATAATTATTTCCTGAACAACAGCTCGTTATCCACGTTTCCAAATACGATGGATCGACGCATACCGCGTATTTAACCTACGTGTTATCGAGTCGACTTAAGAGGATTTCGTgttaaagaagaagaaagaacaaaCAATGAAAAGATACAATCGAACTTTTCGAAAAATATCGGGAACATCGTTGTCATCGTAGCATCGCGATAGGATTGTAAAGCATTTAAGTTCGATGAGAATATCGCGTATCGTGAAAATCCTGATTACGTGTATCGGGGAAAAGGGAAAAACGAGGGAAGAAGACAAGAACGATAGCTTCTACTTTCTCCAACCGATTCGAGACCGTACCAGATGGCGGCAATATGGTGGCGCACGGAATAGTACGGCTACCGATTTTCTCATAAACCGGCAAACTTTTGTACGAGTTTttcgaggaaagaagaaaacagaTGCCGCTTCGTAAGGACCAAGCTGTCAAGGAAAAAGTTCGTAGGTTAAAAGTCCATTAAAAACGCAACTGTCTGGAGAAGGAGCGAAAAATTGCACTCGCCTTCGAAGTATCAAGCGTTGCGAAGACTTTTAATGAACAAAGGTAATGAAAGAACGACGACCGTCCCTTTCGAGTATCGACAACAAAAATTTTGTTTGTACAACTTTCGTTTTTACGTGTGTTCTATCGACGTTGTGCCAGACAAAATGAACCTTCCTTTGTCtcggtttcttcttttctttatgcCGTTGCTTCCTCTTGTTTCATCGAAGAAAGCCCATTGGGAGAAACTACGTACACCTAGGTACGTTATGCGCCATAAATACAAAGAAATAAATGCATAATTAATTTGTTCCATTGCGTTATAAATATTCGTTTACGTAGAATAGGCGAACCGACAGAACGAATGGAAACACAGGAAAATATATAGATAAATAGAAAATGCAGTATTGAATGTACAAAGTGCAGTTAGGCGAAAGTCTATTTTTGTCGATTGTTTAACAATAAGCAATGACAATAAAAGATACCGTGTCGATTTTAACATCGTGTGTCAAAAAACGACTTGTTTTCCTTAGCGATATCTTTTCTTATCTCGTATCTCAAGAAAAGCAACGCCTGTCCAAATAATCACTAAAATTGACGTATCAAAGAACATAAGTCACGGACGATCGTCACGATGGAATATTGCGAGAAATCATAAACTGGAAAAGCGGCAATCGATACGTCAACGAGTAAGCTGCTACCCAGCAGAAGCCCGATCCTTTCTTCAATCTTTTATTCATAACGCACAGGCGTCAAGCTACTTCATCTCTTGATacccttcttttttcttccacgcTACCAACTACGTATTTCCAAGCTTGTGTTTTTCTGCTCGGACGTGTTACTTTGCATGCACGAAGACCGGGCATGAAGATCGGCTAGCGTCCCTTATGCGGCATGACACGAATATCCTACATTTTATTCCATATAAACAGGCAGGTAAATTCCGGTAAATCTACTCGGTGCAAGATTAAACTACATACAATGAATAAGAAATCACGTAAAAATGCGTCTCACCTAAATTGTCCCGTGCTATGCGCTCCACGTGTAATTCGTAAGAGGAATCTCAATATTTTTAGTGATTTCTGAAATAACAAATCTTTTGATTTTAGTTAAACATCCCATTCGGTGTTCGCTAGTTGCAATAGTCAAATTATGGATGCTATAGATCATCTACATGACAAATTGTAATTGCCTGCGATAAACAAGTAATAGATGCATGTCCCGTATTAATTGTGTACAAACTATACTGTGCATAATCACAGCTACTGATTCGTTCCACGAATAGGAAGAGTTTATCGCAAATAGACGCTATCATGATCCGTAGTAAAGTTAATTCGTGGTTTTGCTGAAAAACTGAAATGCACTTGCAAGTTTCAACATTTTTGACCACAAATCTTCGCTCACGTTTTAAGCATCTCGTTCCCAACAACTCTTAGAATTCCTTAAATCGCCGTTAAGTCGTATGATCGTACAGGTTTACGAGACTTCTCGACTTTTACGATTTACGTAATACTTACGCGTGCTCGCCGCTTTACAACCCGGTTAATACGATACTTCGTATTAGTTAATTGCTACCGCCTAGACACGCTGGTTAATAATATTCATGAGAAACGGGCAGCGTTCGGTTTATGTTTGGTGTACAAATATATCCTAAGGCTTTGCGACTGTTACGTTTCCTTTGTAACTAAAAGCAGCTTCGCTACGACAGGAACCCTTGGCAAGCAGGTGGGTATTCATTTTAGTAGCAATAAACTTTCTCGAAACTCGAAAGCTGCTGTATATGTCTCATAAGATGAAATAGAATAGCGTCGTTCGGAACGGACAATACAATTACAAAACGATCCGCACGCTATCCTACGTAAACGGAGCTTTCGCTTCTTTCGATTCGTCTCATAACTACGACTATTTCATTGTGTTGTAGGatctttccttttttaaaaTCGTGGCAACGTAAGATGAATCGAGGATTTCGGTAAAGCAAGTAAACCGAGACGACAGCCgaaattcaataaatttatcGCGATCACGAGACGTTCTTCCGAGGGGACATTAATTAAACGACGCTGCCCGGCCCGGAGATGTTATCATACTACTGCGTCCACACGTGTGGAGAAAAGCCTGATTAATGGAACTTGGCTGACCGGAAAAATGatcgtttcctttcttttttttttttttatcgccaGCGTAAAACAAAGATTTGATTAAAACTACGTTTCATATTCTATCGTCATACAGTCTATCTTTATCGACCGATCGAGAACCGattacaattattataaagaCGAGTACAAATGTAATCGAGCAATGAATTTTTTCGAGAAATTTCTATGACAATTTTTAAGGAGCAAGCTGTAGAATCATGGGACTAACGAGGAACGTAAAGATCAGATGTTGATTCGTAATACATCGCGGAAGTTCGTTATTCGACTCATTTATGCTCGAGTGTTCTTGTCGATCCTCACAGATTCGCATTAGAAAATCGTGAAATCTAGTTGCTGTGAACGTCGAGCATACTCAACGTAGGACAATTAAGGCACAAAACTGGCCAGCCTCTTCAGTGTCGGTTTACGTTGACTACGCAGTCAATTACGAGCTTCAGTAACTTCGAGAATTATCAGAAACCAATTTTGCCAAAATTCAATAGGAATTTGTCCGACTAACAGAATCCGCAACTCTATCGGCGAAACTATACGATTCTATCGTTTGAATCAACTCATCGTAATTACAATAACCCGTAAGGTCGTCGATTGGGCTTGCTTCGATCGTTGAATTACTCCAATAAGAGATGACACCTTAGTACGACAGCGTCTGTCGAACACATCAAGTAAAGTATAAATGAATGTGAGATTGAAAATGCGTGACTTGCTGTACCACAAATTGTATCGTTGGAATGAAATATTGCGCTTACATTTTCTTACATTCGTCTACCATCCACTAGATTATTGTCAAAAAGATTTCATATCTGACGTGCAATGCTCTCTCAGCGatatcttccttttttatttcacGTGTTCCGCGACCTATTAAAAAATTCTCCACGGTATAACGAAATCATAAAAGGGGTCGAATTTATACGTTCGTGGTGTCTTAACAAATGACTTGACAAAGGCCCGATAAAATAAGAATTCGAAACCATGGTCAGGGGCGTATATCCTATTGTTAACTGTGATTCAGTCTCCGCTGAAAAAGATAGAATGTTACGGCGTACTGCAACTGTAACTGTTGAGGTGCATCGATCGGTGATTCTGCTTGATACTGTAATTTAAGACATCGCTATATCCTAAAGGCCATTGTATATTTCCGTAATATTCTTAGCTCAGTTGCCGTTTGTGTGGAAGAACGACGTTCGTGCATTTTCTAAATCGTCTTTGCTATCAACGCAAGAATAACGGCTGTCACCAGACGAAAATAGCATTACGGATGGATAAGCTGGATGACGATGTTTCGTACTCACTGAGAAGAGGAAAGGATTTCTTATTAAAGCTACTTTTCTTCATTTTTGATGTGCCATTAATATGACAAAAGGGGCAGTCTGCTGAAATGAGTACTATTATTTGTTAGCTGGAAAATACGAAAGATCGAAAGCCCCATTAAAGATACAACAATTTTTTTTAACCGTTTGGAATCGTAAAAATGTTAAACGTAGCACGCAGATTATTTATCTCCAACttccaaatatttttaacaaatatgCAAGTTATACAAtgtgttataaaatttatttatttatgcaagttATAAAATTGCACTTGCGAATTCGCAACTTGCGCATAATCGATTTGCATATTCGATTTGCATATTCGAAATCCAGGTGACTGGAAAATTTCTCATTTCAGGTAACTTGGATCAGGAGAAAAGACAGGCAATTATTGACGCTGGGTACAGACACTCATGTCATCGACACGCGATTCATGGTTATTTCAAACAGCCCAGATTGGACTCTGCTAATTAAAAACGTCCAACGCGAAGATGCTGGACTTTACGAGTGTCAGGTGATAATTTAACATATAGCGATATTTAAACGAATCGAAACAATTCGAAGCGTGTTTTATCGAGACAGATTCAAACGGAGCCGGTCCAACAACGATTCATTCGTCTAAGCATCACGGAGGCGTACTCCATGATTCCCGGAGGACCAGACCTTCACATCAAACAAGGATCTAGTCTTCGACTGGAATGTCAGCTGATAGCATCGACGGAGGCACCGAGTTTCATCTTTTGGTATCGCGAAGGTCGCATGATCAACTACGACGATGAACCAGGGGTTAAAGTGGAGGCTACGAAAAACGGTTCGATTCTCGTGGTTGACAAAGTGAAACTTTCTCATGGTGCTAATTACACTTGTTGGCCCAGCAATGCCAGGCCAGCATATATCATGATACACGTAATCGAAGGTTGGTtatctatatttttttcttttctccatATTCCGTTTCTTTTCCTTTCGCGAATACAGGATTTATGTACCTATACATACACATCTAAATCGTTTGCAAAATCTTTTGTTTCAAATGTACTTCTCCTTCGGCTCATTTAATTTTACTACGTTTAATTTTCGACATAACTTATTTGCTCACTGTTTATTCTAGTCGAAGAAATGTTATTTTCTCACTGTTCTATTTCTGTTTATAGAAGAGGAAAAACCAGCAGCTATGCATGGCGGTGATCGGCGAAACGCTACATCGAAAGCGTCCATCAATGTCATGTTGATTTTTCTGACTTTCCTCGGTATACGCACCTCGAATCGACTTCATCCGCGGCAAACCTGTGTCACGTGACTAGCCTACCGTGCCAACTTTGTCACCGAATTGATGCCTGCTGCGGAATTCCAAATAATTTCGATGCCATTTTCGTATATCTCTTCTTACTTTACACTTTACAACGTTACTCGTGCTCGACTTACATACATTTAACGTCGTCGGTAATTTGCTGCAACGGAACTCGCTAATTTCATCTGACGCTTTCTAACATCCTAAGATGTTAACTTAAAATAAGAATAACGCGGTGCAGCAAATTCATCGTAAAATTTCGAAACAATATCGGCAAGTGCGCCGTCACTTCGCTAGATTTCGACTTGCATCGGTTAATCTACGGTTTAACTATAGTACAATACTCGAGACCGCTATGTCGACGGTTAAattttcgaaattcgatattctTAAATCTCCGTTCCAATAAATGTTGAATGTCAACTACGTAACGCATCTACAACGCTGCGTATAAGATGCAACAATTTTCGTGAAATGTGCGACCAGACATAAACTCAAGCAATATTAAATCAAGtattacattcatttgaatcacatcctttaaatatttttatcgtcATAAACGTACAAAGAATGATCTTCAGCTCGATGCATTTACCATTTCTCTTTTCCTAAAACGAGCATGGACTTTTGTCCGAGTTCTATTCGTACGCATGAAATAATAAACCATCGAGTCAAAAGAAATAACTAtccttttttttctatttttttttttagttgcCTGCAAACAAACGAGACTCGCCAGAAATTTCAGTAATGAAGAAAAAAACGCGCGAAACGTTTTATCGATGTGAAATATGAATCCACAGATACAGGTAACGCATTTAATGCTCGTTTCCATTTTGCCGTATGTCGTGTGTTTTCTATCGTAATTAATCGTGAATAAAAATGAAAGCTATTTCGCGAATTGTCGTCGAATAGAAAAGTTCACATTCATTCGTAAAAGAGTCGATGTAACGTGGCAGCGACACTCTGCTAAACAGTTGAAAAGACATTTGCGAGTTCAGATAAATTTAATCCATTAAAAGTGTCGTGCAATGTCGCTTTATACTGTTTGCCGTTTGAACGCGTACAAAAGTGAACTTAATAAATTCTAAAGGCAAAGCCACGCTTTCGCGTTTCACCAACAGTTTCGTGAATTAACAACGTTTAAACGAGCCAAATCACATAGAGCTACGAATGCCCATCATGATCTCAAATTCTTTTCAATGCTCTTTACGCTCGTGAATTCACAACGATTTTATCTTTTTTCGAACGAACACGATCACACTCCGAAACCGCATGAATAATTCAATCTCGTTGCGTGTAAAATTCCAATGAAACAGAAAAACATTTAAAGTTATTTAAAACACGGCCAAACAAGGATTTCCTTGTCTTATAGTTGTCAATTTTATAGTCTGACACGATCTTCTTTAGAAAAGTATCGTTCGTCAGGTGCTTCgtcgaaggaaaaagaaaaatccaTCCTATAGACATAGTCTAATACTCGTTATTATTTCCTGCTAACATTCGAAATAATCACTTGGTGTATTAATATGTGATCAATGTACATACGCGTGTATGCTAACTACAATATCTACTCTAAACCGTGCACACGATGAGTCTGTGTATCAAGAACATTTTTCGCAAAATACAAGAATATTGCCATATCTTTTTACAGAGAACGATGCATTACGCGTGTTTTATCGGATAGCAATGCCATGTACATTTTTATTCACTTTTGTATGCTGAATGATTTATCAATGGCTTCTCGTTGGAACGTTGAAGTTTTCCATTAGCTCCTTATGTATAGCGTTATGGAACACGTAAGCACCATTTCCGTGCGCgaaaacttattaattaacgttCATATACTTGATTCGTTTTACGATAGTAGATGTATCGAGTGATTTTAACATGAACGTTTGAGACTCTTTTTCGTCGACTTACCAGAGACATACGAATTGTAAAAGTAGACTCGCAAAATAAAACAAGACGTCAGATTTTCATCTCCACGATATTATAACATACAAAATAAATTGGACATTTTGAATCAATCGAGAAATGATTATTTTAGGAAAGAAACGCATCTCCGATGGAGGTAAATTCAAACATAAATCGCTTTAATATCGTCACGAATTCCCCGTATCACTGTGATTCTATCTGCAGGAATTTTGCATCCAAGCCGTGGAATGTAATAATCCTCGTTGCACCCAGGATAACGTATAGCAAAGATGTATGTATCTTCCGTCGAGAACACACTTAATCGGATATTACGAAGTAAGTActtgcaaaatgtttaatgggGAAATTATCAccaatgaaaatattaatcCTTCGAGAATGCCGATAGAAATTCGTACGTAACGTAGTTAGAGTTTCATTGTAACGATCCTTCGCAACGATTATCTTCGTCGATCGCCAAATTGTCGAACTGATCGTGAAGCAAAGGTAAGTACTATGGCTTGGTACGTGTACAAAATTTGAAATTCCCAACGATCCGTTAGTCACGTTTCGAACATCTAATCGATTTGTGACTTTACCGAGCAAACGCCAATAACCGCAGCTTATTCCGTATAATATTAATCAAAACTCAACAGAGAATATGTACTCGTATTATCTAATTTAGTAGTATTACACAAGATATATAGAATGAATTCGCATCGCCAAATTGCACTATGAATGAACTCCGAGCAAtaatatatttcgaatatgtCAAACTTGTCCAAAACATATCGAACGAATATGTAATATATGAACTCTCCGTTAGATTTCATTAAATTACGCTGCACTGACAAGAAATTTATTTCAGTTCTTGGGAAAtgattttccttttatttctgaCTTCTATGTTACCTTGAACTTCTTACATATATATCTTATTGCTAAATTAAAGGTATCGGTTAGAACGTGTAAATTCACAACTGGAATAAAACGAACGAAATTTTGTGTATCTTCTCtttccaatttttatacaaactaCTAAGTATTTTTATGATAATCAATATTTTCACTCGAATAAACCAAGAAACTGCGTCTGATCTTCATTTTGATCTGCACATGTTTTCGTGCGAACGAGTTACAAAAAGGTCAATATAGATGTAGGTCTCTGAATAGAGAAgattccttttcttcttctattttctacTGCGTTTTCTCATAATAGCATATTTGGCTTCCAAACTTCATTTCTACTTTTCTTTATAGAAGAAAAGACAAAAAGAGTTTCCCACTATAAATACACGTACAGAAAGAAACACGATAAGTTAGCGCTTAGCTGCTGGTACGTTCAGTTACGTAGCATAGAAGTTTGAAGTACGGAAACGAAAAAACGGTGACGTTGAAGCATATTTTCTACCATGAAAAATACTGAAAGCGTAAGTAAAGTGAATGAATCGCGTACAGTTATTTTCTTCGTTGTCAGATTTCCAAGTTACTCGAATGGATCCTTTCATTTCGCCAATTTCTTTGAAGATGAAAAATTACCTTCGATATAGTACGGAAAGAAAATGTGAAAATACATTTGTTTTACTCGAATTGCATCGTAATATCAATTCGGTTGCGATATATCTAAACAACAAGGTGCTACGAAAAGACGTTTTTATGACTTTGTTGGCTGCAGTTATTCGAACCGCAGAGTTTTAATTGAAACTACTATACGAATATAGTATAATGAAACGTACACAATCAAGCTAATTGAAAAGCCACACGATGACAAAATAGTTCGAAGCAACAAACCGTAATAAACGAACTAGGTTCGGGTTTTG is a window from the Bombus affinis isolate iyBomAffi1 chromosome 9, iyBomAffi1.2, whole genome shotgun sequence genome containing:
- the LOC126920782 gene encoding zwei Ig domain protein zig-8-like — translated: METMMDAFRLILLLLASSRYFLHPIDGAIRSEKPTNEEERNNILSSVPVSVKDVLAQTGGNALLPCRFTSPGIVTWIRRKDRQLLTLGTDTHVIDTRFMVISNSPDWTLLIKNVQREDAGLYECQIQTEPVQQRFIRLSITEAYSMIPGGPDLHIKQGSSLRLECQLIASTEAPSFIFWYREGRMINYDDEPGVKVEATKNGSILVVDKVKLSHGANYTCWPSNARPAYIMIHVIEEEEKPAAMHGGDRRNATSKASINVMLIFLTFLGIRTSNRLHPRQTCVT